CCTTCTTCGCACCCAGGCCGAACCAGCGGCGCAGCTGCGCGGGGTCCCAGATGCCCTTGGGCAGGAACAGCACGATGGCGACCAGGATGAAGCCGTTGACCACCAGCCGGAAATCCTTGAACGAGCGCAGCAGCTCCGGCAGCACCGTGAGGATGGCGCTGCCCAGCACCGGGCCGGTCAGGCCGTTGATGCCGCCCAGGATGGTCATGGTCAGGATGTCCACGCCGCGGTCGAAGCCGAACTCGTTGGGGCCGATGAAGAAAGTCAGGTGGGCGTTGAGCGCGCCGGCCAGCCCGGCGATCACGGCGCCCAGCACGAAGGCCAGCATCTTGCTGGCACCCACGTTGATGCCCATCAGGCCGGCCGCGGTCTCGTCCTCCTTGATGGCTTCGAAGGAGCGTCCCACCTTGGAGCGGCGCAGGCGCCAGAGCACGGCCAGCGTCAGCACCACGGCCAGCGCCACATGCCACCACTGCGTGAGCTGCGGGATGCCGTTGAGGCCCAGGGCGCCGCCGGTCCAGCCCTCGGCGTTCAGCAGCGCGATGCGCACCACCTCGCCGAAGCCGAGCGTGGCCATGGCGAGGTACACGCCCGACAGGCGCAGCGTGGGCTTGCCGATGATGAAGGCCATCACCGCCGGGGCCGCCATGCCGCCGGCCAGGGCCACCGGGAAGGGCGCGCCGGCATTCATGGTGAGCAGGGCCGAGGTGTAGGCACCTAGCCCCATGAAGGCGGCATTGGCCATGGCCAGCATGCCGCAGGACAGCGTGAGGTAGATGGACAGGGCCAGCAGCGCATTGGTGCCCAGCGTGAGCACCAGGTTGCTGTAGACCGACCAGAAGTTATCGAACCATTCCATGTTGTTCTTCGTCGTTCGGGCGTCAGACTTTGCGTTCCTGCAGCGTGCCGAACAGCCCCTTGGGCCGCACCAGCAGGATCAGGAACAGCAGGCCGAAGGCCACCGCGTCGCGCATGTTGGAGCCGATGTAGGCCACCGACAGCACCTCGGCAAAGCCCAGGAACAGGCCGCCCAGCATGGCGCCGCGGATGTCGCCCATGCCGCCCAGGATGATGACCGCGATGCCCTTGTGCAGCATGGGCTGGCCCATGAGCGGGAACAGGGCGTTCGAGTACAGCCCGATCAGCACGCCCGCCACGCCCCCCAGGCCGGCGGCCGCGAACGAGGTCAGGAAGAACAGCTGCTCGACGTTGATGCCCAGCAGGTAGGCGGCCTTGGGCGATTCGGCGATGGCGCGCAGCGCGCGGCCGAGCTGCGTCTTCTTGAGCGCGAACATCAGCACCGCCATCAGCGCGAAGGACAGCAGGATGATGCCCAGCTCCAGCGCGGTCAGGTGGATGCCGCCGAGATCGAGCGCATCGGTCGACACGACGCCGGACGGGAAGCGCAGGTTTTCCGCGCCGAAGATGCCCTGCACGCCGTTGTTCAGGATGATGGCCACGCCGATGGTGGCGATCATCGGGATCAGGTGCGGTGCGTTGCGCGCGCGCAGCGGCCGCAGCACCAGGAAGTCGATCACCATGCCGACCAGGCCGCTGAAGGCGAAGGCGAACAGCAGCGCCGCCCACAGCGGCAGGTCGAAGCGGGCGATGGCCTGCACGGCCGCATACGCGCCCACCATGAACACGGCGCCGTGCGACAGGTTGATGACGCCCAGGACGCCGAAGATGAGGGTGAAGCCGAGCGCGAACAGGGCGTACACGCACCCGAGCGACAAGGCATTGACTAGCTGCTGTTCCAGCACGATAGGGTTCCCGGCAAAAAAACAAAAAGGCGGCGCGGACCTCCGCGCCACCTCATTCTCCTAGGCTCCACGCTGCTTCGGGAAACACCGCGCAGCCGGCCTGGCCGGCTGGGCGGATGTTGCCTCCCGCCAGGGGGAGGCGAAGCGGCACGCCGTGCGCGCAGCCTGGGGCGAGCTTACTTCTCGATCACGAACTGGCCGCCCTTGGTCACGCTGACGATGGGCAGCTGCTGCGCGTCGTAGCCGGCGGGCTTGCCGGCCTTGTCCATGGCGCGGCGGAACTGGAAGGCGCCCGTGGCGCCGGTCCATTTCACGTTGGGCAGGGCGTCGCGCAGCGCGCTGCGGTCGGCGGCCAGGTTGCCCGAGAGCTTGACCTGCTTGATGGCCTGGGCCGCGATGTGCATCGCGTCATAGGCCTGGGCGGCGAACTGGTCGGGCTGGGTCTTGAACTTGTCGTTGTAGGCCTTGACGAACTTGCTGTTCTCCGGCGTGCTGTTGCTCGACGACCAGGGGCTGCCGACGTACAGGCCTTCGGCCTTGTCCTTGGCCAGGTCGAAGATCTTGACCGAGTTCATGCCGTTGCCGCCGATGAAGGGCACGTTGATGCCGAGCTGGCGGGCCTGCACCATGATGGGCGCGCCTTCGGCCAGCAGGGCCGACAGCACGATGGCGTCGGGGTTGCCGGCCTTGATCTTGGTGAGCTGGGCCTTGAAGTCGACGTCGCCCTTGGCGAAGGTTTCGGTGGCAGTGACCGGGATCTTCAGGTCTTCCAGCGCCTTCTTGAAGTTGTCGTAGCCGCTCTTGGTGAACACGTCGTCATTGCCGTAGAGCACGGCGACCTTCTTCACGTTCGACTTCTTGACCGCCATCTTGATGGTCTCGGGCAGCACGTCGGCTTCGGTCACGGAGTTGCGGAACACGTAGTCGCCGATCGAGGTGATGCCGTCGGCGGTGTTGGAGGTGCCGAAGGCCACGGTCTTGCCGGCCTGGGCGATCGGGTCGGCGGCCTGGGCCGAGTTGGACAGCGTGGGGCCGAACACCATCAGCACCTTGTCCTGGAAGATCAGTTTCTTGAAGACGTTGATGGCTTCTTCCTTCTTGCCCTGCTCGTCCTCGATCACCAGTTCCAGCTTGTTGCCGTTGACGCCGCCGGCGGCGTTGATCTCGTCGGCCGCCATCTGGAAGCCGTTGCGGATGGCTGCGCCGTACTGGGCGGCACCGCCCGACAGGGCTTCGGCCACGCCGATCTTGATGTCGGCGGCCTGGGCGGCGGTGGCCAGCGAGGCGGCGGCCAGCAGGGTGAGCAACGGGGATTTGAACTTGAATTGATTCACTGCGAAAACCTCTGGAAACTCTGGGGAGGAAAGCCAATGATTCTAGTCCGCCGACAAAAAGACACGGGATTGGTGTCTTTTGTGGTCTTTTGTATGGCTTTTCGAGGCACGGGCCCGCCGGCCGGCCCGCCGCTCTCAGCGCGGCGGCGCGGTGCGCGGCCTGGGCCGCAGGCCGGGCGTCACGTCGAGCTCGACCTTGTCGTCGTGGCGCAGCACGCTGAACTTGGCGGCCGTGCCCGGCTTGAGGGCGGCCACGCTGGTCAGCAGCTCGGACACGTTGGTGATGGGCCGGCCCGCCACATTGACGATCACGTCGCCCGGCCGGATGCCGGCCTGCGCGGCGGGGCCGTTCTGCAGCACGCCGGTGATGATGACGCCCTGGCGCGCCTTGACGCCGAAGGTCTCGGCCAGCTCGGGCGAGAGGTCGTTGGGCTCCACGCCGATCCAGCCGCGCGTGACCTGGCCGTCGCGCACGATGCTCTCGAGCACCTGCTTGGCGGTGGACACAGGAATCGCGAAGCCGATGCCCATGCTGCCACCCGAGCGCGAGTAGATCGCGGTGTTGATGCCCAGCAGGTTGCCGTTCACGTCGACCAGCGCGCCGCCCGAATTGCCGGGGTTGATGGCGGCGTCGGTCTGGATGAAGTTCTCGAAGGTGTTGATGCCGAGCTGGTTGCGGCCCAGCGCGCTGACGATGCCGCCGGTGACGGTCTGGCCGACGCCGAACGGGTTGCCGATGGCCAGCACCTGGTCACCCACCTGCAGCGCATCGGAGTTGCCCAGCACGATGACGGGCAGCTTGTCGAGTTCGACCTTCAGGATTGCGAGGTCGGTGTCCGGGTCGGTGCCGATCACCTTGGCCTTGGCGCGGCGGCTGTCGTTGAGGATCACCTCGATCTCGTCCGCGCCCTCGACCACATGGTTGTTGGTGAGGATGTAGCCGTTGGGGCTGACGATCACCCCGCTGCCCAGGCCCGCCTGGGGCTCGTTACCGCGGTCGCCGAAGAAGAACCGGAACCAGGGATCGTTGCTGCGCGGATTCTTCTCGGCCGCCTTGCTGGTGTTGATGCTGACCACCGCGGGCGCCGCCTTCTTGGCGGCGGCGCTCAGGCTGCCCTGGACCGGGGCCGCGGGGGAGGAGGGGGCGGGCGCTTCGATCAGCGCCACCGCGCCGGCCAGCGACGGGCGCCGGTCGAGCCAGCCGGGCTTGAGCGTGGCCACGACAAAGTAGGCGGCCAGCAGGAGGGTCACGGCTTGGGAGAACAGGAGCCAGAGTCGCTTCATGGTGCGGTATGCAATCTTCTTGGGTCGTCGCGGGGAACAGGCCGCGGCGCACCAGGCGCCGGGGCATCGCCCATTCTCCCTCAATTGCCGCTGCGGCTGACCGACAATAGGGCGCATGACGACGACCCGCCACGAACTCTCGCTCGCGCTGGACGAGCTGCTGCAGCCCGCGCGCTTCAAGGACTACGGCCCCAACGGCCTGCAGGTCGAGGGGCGCCCGGAGATCCGCAGGATCGTCTCGGGCGTGACCGCCAGCCGCGCGCTGATCGAGGCCGCCATCGCCGCCCGGGCCGACGCCGTGTTCGTGCACCACGGCCTGTTCTGGCGCGGCCAGGACGGGCGCGTGACCGGCTGGATGAAGCAGCGCCTGGCCTTGCTGCTGGGTCATGACATCAACCTGTTCGCCTACCACCTGCCGCTGGACGCGCACCCCGTGCTGGGCAACAACGCGCAGCTGGGGCTGCGGCTCGGGCTGCAGGCCGAGGCGCGCTTCGGCGAGCAGGACCTGGGCTTTCTGGGCGGGCGCGCCGACGGCGGCGCCTTCGCCAGCGCCACGCACCTGGCCGAGCACCTCGAAAAGGCATTGAATCGCCCCAATGTCCTTGTCGGCGGGTCATCGGGTGCTATTAAAAATATAGCGTGGTGCAGCGGTGGCGCGCAAGGCTACTTCGAGGCGGCGATCGCCGCCGGCGCCCAGGCCTTCATCACCGGCGAGATTTCCGAGCCGCAGGCGCACTACGCGCGCGAAAGCGGTGTGGCCTTCCTGGCCTGCGGCCACCACGCCAGCGAGCGCTACGGCGCACCGGCGGTGGCCGCGCAGATGGCGGCGCAGTTCGGGCTGGAGCACCAGTTCATCGACATCGACAACCCCGCATGAGCCGCGCCGCCAGCCCCTCCCGGGACGGCGCCGTCCCGCCCCCCGGCCGGCCGGAGCGCCGGCCCATCGCCATCACCCTGGGCGACCCGGCGGGCATCGGCCCGGAAATCATCGCCAAGGCCTTCCGCGACGCGCCCGGGCTGATGCGGGACTGCTTCGTGGCCGGCGACCTAGCCACGCTGCGCCGGGCCGTGCGGTTCATCGGCGGGCCGGGCCGGGCGGAGCTGCCGGTGGCGCTGATCGGCGCCGCCGCCGAGGCGCTGCAGATGCCGCCGCGCTGCCTCCCGGTGCTGCAGATTGCGGCGCCGGCGGCGCCCGTTCCACTTGGGCAGGTGAGCGCCCTGGCCGGCCGGATCGCGGCCGACTGCGTCACCTGGGCCGCGCGCGCCGCCCTGCGCGGCGAGGTGGCGGCGCTGGTGACCGCGCCCCTGCACAAGGAGGCGCTGGCTGCCGCCGGCGTGCCGTTTCCGGGTCACACCGAGCTGCTGCAGGCCGAGGCGGCGGCGTTCCTGGGGCGGCCCGTGGCCGAGGTGCCGGTGCGCATGATGCTGGCCAACGACGAACTGCGCACCGTGCTGGTGAGCATTCACGTGTCGCTGCGCGAGGCGATCGAGGCCGTGACCTTCGACAATGTCTTGCAGACTCTGCGCATTACGCACGAATCTGTGGGGACGGCGCTACAGCGCCCGCCGCGCATCGGCGTCGCCGGCCTGAATCCGCATGCGGGCGAGGGCGGGCTGTTCGGCCGCGAGGAGATCGACACCATCCTGCCGGCCGTGCGTGCGGCGCAGGCCGACGGCCTGGCGGTCAGCGGCCCGTTTGCGCCCGACACGATCTTCATGCGGGCGCGCCGCGGCGAGTTCGACGTGGTGGTGGCGATGTACCACGACCAGGGGCTGATTCCCGTGAAATACCTCGGCGTGGAGCAGGGCGTGAACGTCACGCTGGGCCTGCCGCTGGTGCGCACCAGTCCCGACCATGGCACGGCCTTCGACATCGCGGGCACCGGGCGGGCCGATGCGTCCAGCCTGCTCGAGGCGATCCGCATGGCGCGCCGGCTCGGCGCCGGTGTTTCCGAGTGAAATCGGGCCGAGGTCCAGGTGGGGCGGACCTCGGTAGCTATGAAAACTGTAGCGCCCGGGTTTACTTCTTCAGGCTGTCGCGGATCTCGCGCAGCAGCACGATGTCCTCGGGCGGCGCGGCCGGGGCGGGCGCGGGCGCCGGTTCCGAGCGCTTGAGCCGGTTGATCTGCTTGACCATGAGGAAGATGATGAACGCCAGGATCGCGAAATTGACCGCCACCGTGATGAAGTTGCCGTAGGCGAAGACCGGGACGCCGGCTTTCTTCAGCGCGTCCAGCGTCGTGGCCGTGCCCGGCGGCACGTTGCCCAGCACCAGGAACAGGTTGGAGAAGTCGAGCTTGCCGATGACCGCCCCGACCAGCGGCATGATGAGGTCGCCGACCACCGAATCGACGATCTTGCCGAAGGCGCCGCCGATGATCACGCCGACGGCGAGATCGATGACATTGCCCTTGACGGCAAATTCCTTGAATTCCTTCATCATGCCCATGCTGATCACTCCTGGTTGTCGGGGGGTTGAAGTATTCCCTACAAAATCGGGCTGTCAAGCGCGCCGGGGGGCGTTGAATTCACGCAGGGCGGTCAGCTACAATCGCGGGTTGACCCTAATAAGCGACGTTCTTGAGGACCCCCATGAGTGACACCCCAGTCGACACCAGCAAGCGGACGTGGCTGATCGCGTCCACCTGCGCCGGTGCAGTGGGCGGCGTGGCGACCGCCGTTCCCTTCGTGAGTAGTTTCGAGCCTTCCGAGAAGGCCAAGGCCGCCGGAGCGGCTGTCGAAGCGGACATCTCCGCCCTCAAGCCCGGTGAGAAGATGACCGTCGAATGGCGGGGCAAGCCGGTCTGGATCCTCAAACGCACGCCCGAGCAGGTCGCCGAGCTGCCCAAGCTCGACGGCGAGCTGGCCGATCCGCAGTCCAAGCGCCATCCCGACGAATTCACCCCGGTCTACGCGCGCAACGAAACCCGCTCCATCAAGCCCGACGTGCTGGTGGTGGTGGGCATCTGCACGCACCTGGGCTGCTCGCCCAGCGACCGGCTCGCCCCCGGCCCGCAGCCCTCGCTCCCCAATGACTGGCAAGGCGGCTTCCTGTGCCCCTGCCACGGCTCCACCTTCGACCTGGCCGGCCGCGTGTTCAAGAACAAGCCCGCGCCCGACAACCTCGAAGTGCCGCCGCACATGTATCTGTCGGACACCCGGTTGCTGATCGGCGAAGACAAGAAGGCTTGAGGACGACGAACATGGCTGAATTCAAGGACATCTCCCCCAACGCCACGGCTTCCGCCAAGCTGATGAACTGGGTCGACAACCGCTTCCCCGCCTCCAAGCTCTACAAAGAGCACATGAGCGAGTACTACGCGCCGAAGAACTTCAACTTCTGGTACATCTTCGGCTCGCTGGCCCTGCTGGTGCTGGTGATCCAGATCGTCACCGGCATCTTCCTGGTGATGCACTACAAGCCCGATGCGACGCTGGCCTTCGCCTCGGTCGAGTACATCATGCGCGACGTGCCCTGGGGCTGGCTGATCCGCTACATGCACTCCACCGGCGCCTCGGCGTTCTTCGTGGTGGTCTACCTGCACATGTTCCGCGGCCTGCTCTACGGCTCCTACCGCAAGCCGCGCGAGCTGGTCTGGATCTTCGGCTGCGCGATCTTCCTGTGCCTGATGGCCGAGGCCTTCATGGGCTACCTGCTGCCCTGGGGCCAGATGTCCTACTGGGGCGCCCAGGTGATCGTGAACCTGTTCTCCGCGATTCCCTTCGTCGGCCCCGACCTGGCGCTGCTGATCCGCGGCGACTACGTGGTGTCCGACGCCACGCTGAACCGCTTCTTCAGCTTCCACGTGATCGCCGTGCCGCTGGTGCTGCTGGGCCTGGTGGCCGCGCACATCATCGCGCTGCACGAAGTCGGCTCCAACAACCCCGACGGCGTCGAGATCAAGGGCCCCAAGGCCCCGAAGGACGCCCACGGCCACCCGCTGGACGGCATCCCGTTCCACCCCTACTACACGGTGCACGACATCTTCGGCGTCAGCGTGTTCCTGATGGTCTTCACCGCCATCATCTTCTTCGCGCCCGAGTTCGGCGGCTACTTCCTGGAGTACAACAACTTCATCCCGGCCGACCCGCTGAAGACGCCTTCGCACATCGCGCCGGTCTGGTACTTCACGCCGTTCTATTCCATGCTGCGCGCCATCACCAGCGAGATGATGTATGCGCTGATCGCCTGCGTGGTGGCCGGTGCCGGCTTCGGCGTGCTCAAGGCCCGGCTGCCGAGCCTGGTCAAGGGCGGCATCGCCGTGGTGGCGGTGGCGGTCGTCGCCATGATGCTGTCCATCGACGCCAAGTTCTGGGGCGTGGTGACCATGGGCGGCGCCGTCATCATCCTGTTCTTCCTGCCCTGGCTGGACCACAGCCCGGTGAAGTCGATCCGCTACCGTCCGAGCTGGCACAAGTACCTGTACGCCGTCTTCGTGGTCAACTTCGTAGTGCTGGCCTACCTGGGCGTGCAGCCGCCGTCGCCGGTGGGCGAGCGCGTGTCGCAAGTGGGAACGCTGTTCTACTTCGGCTTCTTCCTGCTGATGCCGTGGTGGAGCCGCCAGGGCCAGACCAAGCCGGTGCCGGACCGCGTGACCTTCGCTGCGCACTAAGCTGGAGATAACAACAATGAAGAAACTCATCCTCACGTTGATCGTCGCCCTGGGCTTCGCCGTGGGCGCGCAGGCCTCCGAAGGCGACAGCATCGCCTGGGACAAGGCGCCCAACAAGACCAACGACCTGGCCGCGCTGCAAAATGGCGCCAAGCTGTTCGTCAACTACTGCCTGAACTGCCACTCGGCCGCCTTCATGCGCTTCAACCGCCTGAAGGACATCGGCCTGACCGACCAGCAGATCAAGGACAACCTGCTGTTCACCACCGACAAGGTCGGCGAGACCATGAAGGCCGCGATCGACCCGAAGCAGGCCAAGGACTGGTTCGGCGCCAACCCGCCCGACCTCACCGTGATCGCGCGTTCGCGCTCGGGCCACGGCGGCACCGGTGCCGACTACCTGTACACCTACCTGCGCACCTACTACCGCGACGGCAGCAAGGCCACGGGCTGGAACAACCTGGCGTTCCCCAGCGTCGGCATGCCGAACGTGCTGTGGGAGCTGCAGGGTGAGCGCAAGCCGGTGTTCGAGGTGAAGGAAGAGCACGGCCACGAAATGAAGGTCTTCAAGGGCTGGGAGCAGGTGACGCCGGGAACCCTGTCGCCGCTGCAGTACGAGCAGGCCGTCGGCGACCTCGTGAGCTACCTGCAATGGATGGGCGAGCCCGCGCAGAACACCCGCGTGCGGGTGGGCGTCTGGGTGCTGCTGTTCCTGGGGGTGTTCACCGTGATTGCCTGGCGCCTCAATGCCGCCTACTGGAAAAACGTCAAGTAACCCGTACCCGACGCTCAGGGGCCGCACGTGATACTGTGGCCTGAGTTTGCAGAGTGGGCGTGCCAGCACGTTCCACTCTTTTGATTTTTAGGAGCCTCCGCCATGATGGTGCTGTATTCAGGAACCACCTGCCCGTTTTCCCACCGCTGCCGCTTCGTGCTGTTCGAGAAGGGCATGGACTTCGAGATCCGTGACGTCGACCTGTACAACAAGCCGGAAGACATCAATGTCATGAACCCGTACGGCCAGGTGCCGATCCTGGTCGAACGCGACCTGATCCTGTACGAGTCGAACATCATCAACGAGTACATCGACGAGCGCTTCCCGCATCCGCAGCTGATGCCCGGCGACCCGGTGGACCGCGCCCGCGTGCGCCTGTTCCTGCTCAATTTCGAGAAGGAACTGTTCGTGCACGTCAGCACGCTGGAATCGCGCGCTGCCAAGAGCAACGAGAAGGCGCTGGAAAAAGCCCGCTCGCACATCCGCGACCGCCTGACGCAGCTCGCACCCGTGTTCCTCAAGAACAAGTACATGCTGGGCGACAACTTCTCGATGCTCGACGTGGCCATCGCGCCGCTGCTGTGGCGCCTGGACTACTACGGCATCGACCTGTCCAAGAACGCGGCGCCGCTGCTCAAGTACGCCGAGCGCATCTTCTCGCGCCCGGCCTACATCGAGGCGCTGACGCCGTCCGAAAAGGTCATGCGCAAGTAAGATGGTTCTCTCGCCGGCCGCTCCGTGCGCAGCGCTGCTTCCCGAGGGGGCGCTGCCTGGGGCTGCCAGCCGTCACTGATGAGCTGCGGACCCTGTCCATGATGAATGCCCTGGAATCCACGTCCACGCGCCCGTACCTGATCCGGGCGCTGTACGAATGGTGCACCGACAACGGCTTCACGCCCTACGTGGCCGTGCTGGCGGACGACACGGTGCAGGTGCCGCGCGAGTACGTGAAGAACGGCGAGATCGTGCTCAACATCAGCTTCGACGCGACCAGCTCGCTCAAGCTGGGCAACGAGTTCATCGAGTTCAAGGCGCGCTTTGCCGGCACGGCGCGCGAGATCATGGTCCCGGTCAGCCGCGTGATCGCCATCTATGCCCGGGAGAACGGGCAGGGCATGGCGTTTCCCGTGCCGGTGCCCGCGGCCACCGGCGACGAGGCGCCCAAGGCGTCGCCGCTGGCCAGCGTGCCGGAGGCGGAGCCGCGGGTGGTGCAGCTGGTGCCAGGGGAAGCCCCGCCGGCCGGCGCCACCCCGGACGATCCCGAGCCGCCGCGTCCTCCCGCCGCCGGCGCGCGCCCCTCTCTCAAGCGGGTGAAATAGGGCGGCCTGGCGCGAGGCCTGCCGCGCGCCGCTAGAATGCCGGCACCGCCGATTTAGCTCAGTTGGTAGAGCAACCGCCTTGTAAGCGGTAGGTCGTCCGTTCGATTCGGACAATCGGCACCAACCTCAATATTTCGGGGCGATTTGAACCTTCAGCCGGATTGAGGTAACCTCCCACCCCCGGCTGCGCAAATGGGATTGAAGAGCAGGAAGCACCTGCCTCAGTTTCGCGGCCGCAGCGTTGTTGTCCACCAGCAGACACCAGGCCGCCCCCTCGATCGGGCCGGCCTGCACGGTGGGCCGCAGCGTGGCAGGGATCAACAATTCAACAGCCTTGAGGCGCTCGCTGGACTCCCGCACCAGTTCGGCCAGTCTCGCCAGCGTCGGCGAGTCCTGCGCCGCCTGGTGCAGTGTGACCGGATGATGGCGGCGGTTCATGGCTGGGGTCAAAGATCGTTGAGGGGTCAGCAAAGTGCACTTGATTATCACGGATGCGTGGCTTGCCAGGAGCCACGCCGTACACCTGAGCGGCACCAAACTGGTGCTGGCCGGCCTGGGCCTGTCGCTGGCGCTGATGATGGTGGCCGCCGGCCTGTACCACTGGGTCTTTCTCAAGGGCGCGCGCGAAGGCTGGCCCGTGATCGGCACCCTCGTCAAGCTCGTGGTGAAGGACGAATTCGAGCAGCGCGACCGCTTCATGCGCGAGAACCTTGACGTCATGGCGAAGAAGCTGGGCGAGATGCAGGCCAAGATGGTCCAGCTAGAAGCGCTGGGAGAGCGCGTCTCCGGGCTGGCGGGCGTGGTTCCCAGCGAGATCAAGCGGGTGCCCGGGCGCGGCGGCGCCCTGGTGTCGGGCCGGCCGCTCAGCATGGAAGAGCTGCAGGCCACGCTGGCCGACCTGGAGCAGTTGACCGACCAGCGGGTCGATCTGATGACCGTGGTGGAGTCGCGCCTGTTCGACCAGAAGGTGCGCAAGATGATGGTGCCGACGCAAAAGCCCGTCTCGCTGGGGCAGCTGGGCTCGTCGTTCGGCTGGCGCATCGACCCGTTCACCGGCCGCTCGGCCCTGCACACCGGGCTGGATTTCCAGGCGGAACCCGGCACCTCGATCCTGGCGGCCGCCGGCGGCGTGGTGGCGACGCAGGAGTTCCACCCCGCCTACGGCAACATGGTGGAGATCGACCACGGCAACGACCTGATCACTCGCTATGCCCATGCCTCGAAGGTCTGGGTCAAGAAGGGCGATCTCATCAAGCGCGGGCAGAAGATCGCCGAAGTCGGCACCACGGGCCGCTCGACCGGCCCGCACCTGCATTTCGAGGTGCTGGTGCAGGGGGTTCCGCAGGACCCGCAGAAATTCCTGGCGGCCGGCGAGAACCTGCCGGCGCCGCAAATGGCCAGGGCGATGGCGCCCGCGCCGGCCGCGCCCGGGCAAAGGTAAAATCAAAAGCTTGGCTGCAACAGCCCGGTGCCCTTGCATTGGTTTGCCTCAGCCTCATTTCCATCCGATAGATAAAGGATTGCGCTGCCCTGCCGGCCCCTGAGGGACTGGCAGTACG
The sequence above is a segment of the Variovorax terrae genome. Coding sequences within it:
- a CDS encoding S1C family serine protease; amino-acid sequence: MKRLWLLFSQAVTLLLAAYFVVATLKPGWLDRRPSLAGAVALIEAPAPSSPAAPVQGSLSAAAKKAAPAVVSINTSKAAEKNPRSNDPWFRFFFGDRGNEPQAGLGSGVIVSPNGYILTNNHVVEGADEIEVILNDSRRAKAKVIGTDPDTDLAILKVELDKLPVIVLGNSDALQVGDQVLAIGNPFGVGQTVTGGIVSALGRNQLGINTFENFIQTDAAINPGNSGGALVDVNGNLLGINTAIYSRSGGSMGIGFAIPVSTAKQVLESIVRDGQVTRGWIGVEPNDLSPELAETFGVKARQGVIITGVLQNGPAAQAGIRPGDVIVNVAGRPITNVSELLTSVAALKPGTAAKFSVLRHDDKVELDVTPGLRPRPRTAPPR
- a CDS encoding ABC transporter substrate-binding protein → MNQFKFKSPLLTLLAAASLATAAQAADIKIGVAEALSGGAAQYGAAIRNGFQMAADEINAAGGVNGNKLELVIEDEQGKKEEAINVFKKLIFQDKVLMVFGPTLSNSAQAADPIAQAGKTVAFGTSNTADGITSIGDYVFRNSVTEADVLPETIKMAVKKSNVKKVAVLYGNDDVFTKSGYDNFKKALEDLKIPVTATETFAKGDVDFKAQLTKIKAGNPDAIVLSALLAEGAPIMVQARQLGINVPFIGGNGMNSVKIFDLAKDKAEGLYVGSPWSSSNSTPENSKFVKAYNDKFKTQPDQFAAQAYDAMHIAAQAIKQVKLSGNLAADRSALRDALPNVKWTGATGAFQFRRAMDKAGKPAGYDAQQLPIVSVTKGGQFVIEK
- the pdxA gene encoding 4-hydroxythreonine-4-phosphate dehydrogenase PdxA, with the translated sequence MSRAASPSRDGAVPPPGRPERRPIAITLGDPAGIGPEIIAKAFRDAPGLMRDCFVAGDLATLRRAVRFIGGPGRAELPVALIGAAAEALQMPPRCLPVLQIAAPAAPVPLGQVSALAGRIAADCVTWAARAALRGEVAALVTAPLHKEALAAAGVPFPGHTELLQAEAAAFLGRPVAEVPVRMMLANDELRTVLVSIHVSLREAIEAVTFDNVLQTLRITHESVGTALQRPPRIGVAGLNPHAGEGGLFGREEIDTILPAVRAAQADGLAVSGPFAPDTIFMRARRGEFDVVVAMYHDQGLIPVKYLGVEQGVNVTLGLPLVRTSPDHGTAFDIAGTGRADASSLLEAIRMARRLGAGVSE
- a CDS encoding Nif3-like dinuclear metal center hexameric protein, with amino-acid sequence MTTTRHELSLALDELLQPARFKDYGPNGLQVEGRPEIRRIVSGVTASRALIEAAIAARADAVFVHHGLFWRGQDGRVTGWMKQRLALLLGHDINLFAYHLPLDAHPVLGNNAQLGLRLGLQAEARFGEQDLGFLGGRADGGAFASATHLAEHLEKALNRPNVLVGGSSGAIKNIAWCSGGAQGYFEAAIAAGAQAFITGEISEPQAHYARESGVAFLACGHHASERYGAPAVAAQMAAQFGLEHQFIDIDNPA
- the mscL gene encoding large conductance mechanosensitive channel protein MscL; this translates as MGMMKEFKEFAVKGNVIDLAVGVIIGGAFGKIVDSVVGDLIMPLVGAVIGKLDFSNLFLVLGNVPPGTATTLDALKKAGVPVFAYGNFITVAVNFAILAFIIFLMVKQINRLKRSEPAPAPAPAAPPEDIVLLREIRDSLKK
- a CDS encoding branched-chain amino acid ABC transporter permease, which translates into the protein MEWFDNFWSVYSNLVLTLGTNALLALSIYLTLSCGMLAMANAAFMGLGAYTSALLTMNAGAPFPVALAGGMAAPAVMAFIIGKPTLRLSGVYLAMATLGFGEVVRIALLNAEGWTGGALGLNGIPQLTQWWHVALAVVLTLAVLWRLRRSKVGRSFEAIKEDETAAGLMGINVGASKMLAFVLGAVIAGLAGALNAHLTFFIGPNEFGFDRGVDILTMTILGGINGLTGPVLGSAILTVLPELLRSFKDFRLVVNGFILVAIVLFLPKGIWDPAQLRRWFGLGAKKERA
- the petA gene encoding ubiquinol-cytochrome c reductase iron-sulfur subunit, whose translation is MSDTPVDTSKRTWLIASTCAGAVGGVATAVPFVSSFEPSEKAKAAGAAVEADISALKPGEKMTVEWRGKPVWILKRTPEQVAELPKLDGELADPQSKRHPDEFTPVYARNETRSIKPDVLVVVGICTHLGCSPSDRLAPGPQPSLPNDWQGGFLCPCHGSTFDLAGRVFKNKPAPDNLEVPPHMYLSDTRLLIGEDKKA
- a CDS encoding branched-chain amino acid ABC transporter permease → MLEQQLVNALSLGCVYALFALGFTLIFGVLGVINLSHGAVFMVGAYAAVQAIARFDLPLWAALLFAFAFSGLVGMVIDFLVLRPLRARNAPHLIPMIATIGVAIILNNGVQGIFGAENLRFPSGVVSTDALDLGGIHLTALELGIILLSFALMAVLMFALKKTQLGRALRAIAESPKAAYLLGINVEQLFFLTSFAAAGLGGVAGVLIGLYSNALFPLMGQPMLHKGIAVIILGGMGDIRGAMLGGLFLGFAEVLSVAYIGSNMRDAVAFGLLFLILLVRPKGLFGTLQERKV